The uncultured Fusobacterium sp. sequence AAACTATGTTCTCCTCCCACTTTTATTACCTCCATATATTTAACGAATTTTTTTTAATGTATCTAATAATTTCTTCACATGATTCCCATCAACATCACCACTATCTTTATAAGTATCTTTAAAATAACTTCCTACAATAGCAGCATCTCCTATGCTTAATTGTTCAACACAATTTTCTGCTGTAACTCCAGCTCCAATTATTAATGGAAAATCACCAATGATTTTTCTAAATTCTTTTATTTTTTCCATTGATGTTTCTTGTCCTGTAGCATCTTGAGTAACAACAATAGCATCACATCTTGTCATTCCTATTTTTAAATCTTCTTCTAAAGTTCTTCCTGAAAGATATGGCTGATATTTAAATCTAACTCCTCCTAATATAAAAGCTTTTGATTCTTTACGATATTTATTTATAAAAGCTTCATAACTATAATCGTCTCTTTCTTTTAGATGACCTGCTACAGAATCAAACTGAACAAAACTAGCATTATAACGATTTGCTAAATCAAATCCCATAACATCCATATTTAAACAATTTACTCCATAAATCAAATTTTCAAATTTAGAATTATTTAAATAATCTAAAACTTTCTCCATTTGATAGTAATTTCCATAATAATTTTCAACAATAACAGCATCTATATTATTTGCTCTATATATTTCAATCTCTTTTTTTGCTCTTTCAAAAACCTCTTCATCACTATTTCCTTTTAGATGTAACATTCCAAATATAGGTTTTTTATTTTTAAAAATTTTTAAAAAATCTGACATTTAATAATCTCCTCCTTATCTATATATTATTTTATCATCAGTAGGAAGTTGTCTTATTTCTATTTCAACTCCTTCTTTTATTAATTCCTTTAATAATTCTTCTTCTTTTGGTAACAAATTAACAGCTTTAGAAATATTTCTAGTTCCTTCTTTTGCTTTAACTCCTCCTAAATTAATACTCTTTATTATTGGAACTCCTTTAACAATTTTATAAGCATCTTCAACAGATTCAACTACAATAAATAATCTATACTTATCTGTTACACCAGAATTAATAGCAGTAATAGAATCTTCTATATTTTTTATTACTAATTTAGTTCCTTGTGGTTTAGCTAATTTCATAGTAGTTTTTCTTAATTCATCTCCTGCCACTCCATCATTAGCAATTAAAATGCAATCTGCATCAATATTATTAGTCCAAGAAAAAGCAACTTGTCCATGTAATAATCTGTGATCTACTCTTAATAATAATATCATTTTTTCCTCCTTAAAATTCTTCATCATTTATATTTTGATTTATTTCTTGATTACAAAAATGTACTGAATCATTAGTATTTAAAATAGAAGCTCTTATCAAACTTTCAGCATCTCTATACTCTTCATATTCTCCTAAAAGTTCTAACATTAATGGTAAGTTTAATCCTGATATAACATACAAATTTTTATTTTCTGGTATTCTTTCTAAAAAAGCATTATTAACACTTCCGCCAAAAATATCTGTTACTACAATTATTTCTTCATCTTTTCCTTCATTTAAAATTTTATTTATTTCTTCTTTTAAATTAAAATCTTCTCTTGTATAACAAGATAAAGATTTTAAATTTTTAAATTCACCAGCAATAAGCTTAATTGATTCTCTTATTCCATCTGCAAATGTTCCATGAGTAGCTATTACAAATTTCATAATTAATCCCTCCTAAATTTTTTCTTAATTATATTTTATCTATATTAATGTGTCAAATTTTTCAATTTTTTCGCTATATTTTCTATGATAAAATTTATCTATGTGCTATAATACATATAAAATTTTACTTTTATTATATACTTACGAAATTATTTTAATTATTATTTCGTTAATTTTTAATATAGGGGAGGGATATTATTTTATGGAGGTAACAAAAAATTTAAAAAAAGTTTCTGATTTATCTAACATTAATATTATTTTTAAAAAGAAATTATCTAAAAATGATCATATTTTTAAAAACTATATTATAAAAAAAATTCTTCAAAACAAAAAAAGAGAATTAAAAATTTCATTAATTTCACTAGAAAAATTGATTAAATTACAACATGGAGAAACTTTTGAAATATTTTTAAAAAAATTTTCTGAAAAAAATATCGAAATAACATTTAAAGAAAAAAATAACTTTAAAACTCTATATTTTGTAATTATTTCTTCTTATTTTTTAGAAAATACCAATGTTTCTATTACTATAAGTGAAGAACTTTTTAATATTTTTTGTAATAAAGAATACAGATATAAAGATTTAAATTTAAATGCTCTTTTATCTTTTTCTAACAAAACTACTCAAAATTTATTTTTATATTTACAAAAAAAATCTACTAACAATTATACTGAAATATCTCTTATGGAGTTAAAAAATATCTTAGAAGTAGAAGAACTATACCCTCGATTTTACGATTTAGAAAAAAATATATTAATTCCTGCTTTAAAAGAGATAAATTTATTTTTTGATAATAAAATTACTTATCGTAAAATACGTGAAAATTCTTTTATAAATTCTAAAATAATTAAAATCGAATTTAATTTTAATAATTGTAATTCTTATACTGAAATTATTGATCTATTTCCTCTTATTGATAAGTTTCCAAATAATGAAATTCTAAAAAATATTTTAATAAAAAATAGTGGAAATTATGAATATTTATATCTAAAAAGAAACCTTGAATATACACTTTTACATCAAGAGGATTATGATAATTTTGATGAAGCCCTAATAAAAAATATTTTTTATAACTCATCTGAAACTTTTTTTAAAACAGAAGTTATAAAATATCAAAAAAATAATATCACTTTATATAAAGAATCTAGATTTTATTCTAATTTAGAAAAATTTAGAGAAGAAATATTTAAACAAATAAAAATATATCATATTGAAAATGTACTTTTTATATTTAATATAGTTAAAATTTCTTTAAATATTTTTAGTCAAATTTATAAAAATAATGAAATTTTAAAAAATCCAATATATAATTCTTTTTTTTATGATTTAGAAAAAAAGGGAAGATGTTTTTTTGAAAATGAAAATTATATTATAATAGCGGAATTTAATTCAAATTGCTGTGAAAGTTATTTTGCTATATTAAAAAAATCTAAATAATAACAATTATTTTAAAATTAAAAAAAACAGAAGAAAATTAGTAGAGAATTAATTTGATTTAAATAAAAAGACTGAAAACCTCTTTTGAACATTAGTTAATTATATCTATAATTATATTAATATCAAGGAGGTTTTTTATATTATCAATAAAATTATTAATAAATTTATTCCCAGTATTAAAAAACAATTACTTAGAATATGTGAGAGATTTGTATTTAATTAAAAAAATTTAATAGAATATGAAAAGAGACTGAAAAACATCTAAGTTCTTCAGTCTCTACTAAACTAGTTTAATTCTAATAATCAAGAGAGTAAATATATAAAATTAATTCCACTCTTTAAAACAAAGTATCTATTTATCTTTTTCAGACATTATAGCTCCAACTCCAGCTCCTAAACCAGCGCCAATTACAGTACTAGTACCACTACCACCAAGAACATGCCCAGCAACAGCTCCAACAGCTGCTCCTGTTGCTACATTTTTCTCAGTACGTGTACATGCAGTCGTTCCTAATAATACTACCAAAATTCCTAAAACTATTAATGTCTTTTTCATAGAAACTACCTCCTTGTCTAGTTTTATTTTTAATATATTATATAATATATTTCCAGAAAGTAAATAGTTTCATCTATCTATTAATTTTTAAGATAATTTTTTAGTCATTATTTCAGTAACTAAAGTAGGATTTGCCTTTCCTTTAGAAAGTTTCATTACTTGTCCTATTAATCCTTTTATTACTCTTGGTTTTCTTCCTTCGTCAGAGTTTTTATAATCCTCTACCATCTTAGGATTATTAGCAATTACCTCATCTACCATAGCTTCAATAGCTCCAGTATCAGCTACTTGAACCATTCCTTTCTCTTTTACGATTACTTCTGGTGCTCTTTCATCAGTAAGTTTAATTTCAAATAGTTCTTTAGCTATCTTAGTAGAGATAGTTCCCTTTTCAATAAGAGCTATAATTTCTCCTAAATGCTCAGCAGAAATTACAAATTGCTCAATTGTAGTATTTTTCTCTTTCAATACTCTCATTACATCTGTCATTATCCAGTTAGCACTTAACTTTCCATTTCCAGAAGTTTTAGCTACTTTCTCAAAATAATCAGCTAATTCAATATCTTCACATAAAATATTAGCATCATATTCTGGTAATCCATACTCTTTTATAAATCTTTCAACTTTTTCTATCTTAGATTCTGGCATAGTTTTTCTAATATTTTCTATCTCTTCATCTGTTATTACAAGTTTTAATAAATCTGGCTCTGGGAAATATCTATAATCCATAGCCTCCTCTTTACTTCTCATAACTCTAGTAGTTTGAGATTCTTCATCCCAAAGTCTAGTTTCTTGATCTATTTTTCCACCATTCTCAATAGTTTCAATCTGTCTTCCTATTTCATAATCTATTGCTCTTGCAACAGCTTTAAATGAGTTTAGGTTTTTAACCTCTACTCTTGTTCCATAAACTTTTGATCCTTTTTCCATTACTGATATATTAGCATCACATCTTAAAGAACCTAATTCCATTGATACATCACTAACACCAGTATATTTTATTACACTCTTTAGAGTATTTAAGTATTCATAAGCTTCTTCTGAACTTCTCATATCTGGTTCTGAAATTATCTCTACTAATGGAATAGAAGCTCTATTGAAGTTAATCAATGATTCATGTTCAGCATGTATTGACTTAGCAGCATCTTCCTCTATTTGTAATTTAGTTATTCCTACTTTTACCATTCTTCCAGAGTTAAGTTTAAACTCTAAAAAACCTTTTTCAGCATATGATTTATCAAATTGAGTAATTTGATAGTTTTTAGGAGTATCTGGATAGAAATAGTTTTTTCTATCAAAAGTACTCTCATTATTTATTTTACAATTAAGAGCAAGTCCAGCTTTTACAGCATACTCTACCACTTTTTTATTTAATTTAGGTAGTGCTCCTGGGTGTCCTAAACAGATAGGACAAGTATGTGTATTTGATTCAGCATTGTCATAGTCAGCACTACAACCACACCAAACCTTTGTTCCAGTTTTTAATTGTAGGTGGACTTCAAGCCCGATTACTGATTCCCATTCTCTCATTTTTTTCTCCTTTTCTCCTAATCTAATTCAGGAAGTTCCCATTCTCCTCTTATTTTTTCAAAAGCTGATCCAGCTTTTATTAAATCTCCCTCTCCAAAAGGTTTTCCTAATAGTTGAATTCCCACAGGAAGTCCTTCAGCTTTACCAGCTGGAATAGATATTCCTGGTATTCCTGCAAGATTAGCAGAAATTGTAAAAATATCTTCTAAATATAGTTCTATTGGAGTTTTCTTATCATCTAATTTGAAAGCAGTTGTAGGAGATACTGGTGTAAAGATTACATCTACATTAGCAAATGCTCTATCAAAATCCTCTTTTATTTTAGCTCTTACTTTTTGAGCTTTCTTAAAGTATGCATCATAGAAACCTGCACTTAAAACATAAGTTCCTATCATTATTCTTCTTTTAACTTCGTCTCCAAATCCTTCACTTCTTGAGTTTACATATAGATCATTAATATTTTGGATATTTTCACTTCTATATCCATATCTTACACCATCAAATCTAGCTAAGTTTGAACTAGCTTCTGCTGGAGCTATTACATAATAAGTAGGTACAGCATATTTTGTATGTGGTAAAGATATCTCTACTATCTCAGCTCCTAAAGTTTTAAACTTTTCTAAAGCTTCATCCATAACTTTTCTTACTTCTGGATTTATTCCATCAATAAAATACTCTTTAGGAACTCCAATTTTCATTCCTTTTATATCTTTATTTAAAAATTCTGTATAATCAGGTACTTCACAATTTACAACAGTAGCATCATAGTCATCAGCACCAGCTATTACATTCATAGTTAAAGCTATATCTTCAACAGATTTTCCCATAGGTCCTATTTGATCAAGTGATGAAGCAAAAGCTATAAGCCCATATCTTGATACTCTACCATAAGTAGGTTTCATTCCTACTACTCCACAGAATGATGCTGGTTGTCTAATACTTCCTCCAGTATCTGAACCTAAAGATATGTATACCTCTTGAGCTGCTATTGAAGCTGCTGCTCCTCCACTACTTCCTCCAGGAACTCTATCTGTATTCCAAGGGTTTTTTGTTAAATGGTGTACAGAAGTTTTAGTTGTACTTCCCATAGCAAATTCATCCATGTTAGTTATTCCTATGATGATTGCATCTGCATCTTTTAATTTTTTTACAGCAGTAGCATCATATACACCTTCATAATTTCCTAATATTTTTGAACAAGCTGTTGTTACATCTCCTAAAGATACCATGTTATCTTTTATAGCTACTGGGATTCCAGCTAAAGCTCCTACTTTTTCTCCTTTAGCTAATTTTTCATCTAATAATCTAGCTTCTTCAAGAGCTTTTTCTTTTCTTAAGTGTACAAAACTTCCTATTTTATCCTCTACTTTTTCTATTCTTTCAAAAGTTTCTTTAACTAGCTCTTCTACTTTTACCTCTCTATTTAAGATTTTTTCTCTTATTTCAGAGGCAGTTAATTTATATAAGTTTTTCATATAGAAAAATCCTCCTTAATATTTTCTCTACTCTCCTACAACT is a genomic window containing:
- a CDS encoding BtpA/SgcQ family protein gives rise to the protein MSDFLKIFKNKKPIFGMLHLKGNSDEEVFERAKKEIEIYRANNIDAVIVENYYGNYYQMEKVLDYLNNSKFENLIYGVNCLNMDVMGFDLANRYNASFVQFDSVAGHLKERDDYSYEAFINKYRKESKAFILGGVRFKYQPYLSGRTLEEDLKIGMTRCDAIVVTQDATGQETSMEKIKEFRKIIGDFPLIIGAGVTAENCVEQLSIGDAAIVGSYFKDTYKDSGDVDGNHVKKLLDTLKKIR
- a CDS encoding PTS sugar transporter subunit IIB; this encodes MILLLRVDHRLLHGQVAFSWTNNIDADCILIANDGVAGDELRKTTMKLAKPQGTKLVIKNIEDSITAINSGVTDKYRLFIVVESVEDAYKIVKGVPIIKSINLGGVKAKEGTRNISKAVNLLPKEEELLKELIKEGVEIEIRQLPTDDKIIYR
- a CDS encoding PTS mannose transporter subunit IIA — encoded protein: MKFVIATHGTFADGIRESIKLIAGEFKNLKSLSCYTREDFNLKEEINKILNEGKDEEIIVVTDIFGGSVNNAFLERIPENKNLYVISGLNLPLMLELLGEYEEYRDAESLIRASILNTNDSVHFCNQEINQNINDEEF
- a CDS encoding replication initiation protein, whose translation is MEVTKNLKKVSDLSNINIIFKKKLSKNDHIFKNYIIKKILQNKKRELKISLISLEKLIKLQHGETFEIFLKKFSEKNIEITFKEKNNFKTLYFVIISSYFLENTNVSITISEELFNIFCNKEYRYKDLNLNALLSFSNKTTQNLFLYLQKKSTNNYTEISLMELKNILEVEELYPRFYDLEKNILIPALKEINLFFDNKITYRKIRENSFINSKIIKIEFNFNNCNSYTEIIDLFPLIDKFPNNEILKNILIKNSGNYEYLYLKRNLEYTLLHQEDYDNFDEALIKNIFYNSSETFFKTEVIKYQKNNITLYKESRFYSNLEKFREEIFKQIKIYHIENVLFIFNIVKISLNIFSQIYKNNEILKNPIYNSFFYDLEKKGRCFFENENYIIIAEFNSNCCESYFAILKKSK
- a CDS encoding YMGG-like glycine zipper-containing protein; its protein translation is MKKTLIVLGILVVLLGTTACTRTEKNVATGAAVGAVAGHVLGGSGTSTVIGAGLGAGVGAIMSEKDK
- the gatB gene encoding Asp-tRNA(Asn)/Glu-tRNA(Gln) amidotransferase subunit GatB, whose translation is MREWESVIGLEVHLQLKTGTKVWCGCSADYDNAESNTHTCPICLGHPGALPKLNKKVVEYAVKAGLALNCKINNESTFDRKNYFYPDTPKNYQITQFDKSYAEKGFLEFKLNSGRMVKVGITKLQIEEDAAKSIHAEHESLINFNRASIPLVEIISEPDMRSSEEAYEYLNTLKSVIKYTGVSDVSMELGSLRCDANISVMEKGSKVYGTRVEVKNLNSFKAVARAIDYEIGRQIETIENGGKIDQETRLWDEESQTTRVMRSKEEAMDYRYFPEPDLLKLVITDEEIENIRKTMPESKIEKVERFIKEYGLPEYDANILCEDIELADYFEKVAKTSGNGKLSANWIMTDVMRVLKEKNTTIEQFVISAEHLGEIIALIEKGTISTKIAKELFEIKLTDERAPEVIVKEKGMVQVADTGAIEAMVDEVIANNPKMVEDYKNSDEGRKPRVIKGLIGQVMKLSKGKANPTLVTEIMTKKLS
- the gatA gene encoding Asp-tRNA(Asn)/Glu-tRNA(Gln) amidotransferase subunit GatA, encoding MKNLYKLTASEIREKILNREVKVEELVKETFERIEKVEDKIGSFVHLRKEKALEEARLLDEKLAKGEKVGALAGIPVAIKDNMVSLGDVTTACSKILGNYEGVYDATAVKKLKDADAIIIGITNMDEFAMGSTTKTSVHHLTKNPWNTDRVPGGSSGGAAASIAAQEVYISLGSDTGGSIRQPASFCGVVGMKPTYGRVSRYGLIAFASSLDQIGPMGKSVEDIALTMNVIAGADDYDATVVNCEVPDYTEFLNKDIKGMKIGVPKEYFIDGINPEVRKVMDEALEKFKTLGAEIVEISLPHTKYAVPTYYVIAPAEASSNLARFDGVRYGYRSENIQNINDLYVNSRSEGFGDEVKRRIMIGTYVLSAGFYDAYFKKAQKVRAKIKEDFDRAFANVDVIFTPVSPTTAFKLDDKKTPIELYLEDIFTISANLAGIPGISIPAGKAEGLPVGIQLLGKPFGEGDLIKAGSAFEKIRGEWELPELD